A stretch of the Bacillus licheniformis DSM 13 = ATCC 14580 genome encodes the following:
- a CDS encoding endonuclease MutS2: protein MQQKALSALEFHKVKEQLTEHAASSLGKEMLLELKPSRSLEEVKKLQEEVDEAGTVLRLKGSAPFGGLTDIRKALRRAEIGSILSPAELTEISGLLYAAKQMKHFLEGLFEDGVEIPYLHQYAEKLIPLSELERDINSCIDDHGEVLDHASETLRGIRTQLRTLESRIRDRLESMLRSSSAQKMLSDTIITIRNDRFVIPVKQEYRSSYGGIVHDQSSSGATLFIEPQAIVDMNNALRQAKVNEKQEIERILRVLTEKTAEHTNELFHDVKVLQTLDFIFAKAKYAKATKAVKPAVNADGYVRLIQARHPLLPLDEVVPNDIELGGEYTTIVITGPNTGGKTVTLKTLGLLTMMAQSGLHVPAEEGSETAVFDQVFADIGDEQSIEQSLSTFSSHMVNIVDILKDMTENSLVLFDELGAGTDPQEGAALAISILDEVCQTGARVIATTHYPELKAYGYNRENVINASVEFDIDTLSPTYKLLIGVPGRSNAFEISKRLGLPDYLIGRAKAEMTAEHNEVDTMIASLEDSKKRAEAELKETEAIRAEAEALHRDLQQQISEWQEKKDKLYEEAEQKAAEKVKAAMKEADDIIQSLRMIKEDHKAFKDHELIEAKKRLEEAVPSFEKAKKPAQKKTDKRELKPGDEVKVLTFGQKGTLLEKTGAAEWNVQIGILKMKVKEKDLEFLKSAPEPEKQKTIAAVKGKDYHVSLELDLRGERFENALHRVEKYLDDAVLAGYPRVSIIHGKGTGALRKGVQDLLKSHRNVKNSRFGEAGEGGSGVTIVELK, encoded by the coding sequence TTGCAGCAAAAAGCGCTATCAGCACTTGAATTTCATAAAGTAAAAGAACAGCTCACAGAGCATGCGGCATCTTCTTTGGGGAAGGAAATGCTTTTGGAACTCAAACCTTCCCGTTCGCTCGAAGAAGTTAAAAAGCTGCAGGAAGAAGTCGATGAAGCAGGAACCGTCCTGCGTTTAAAAGGAAGCGCCCCTTTCGGCGGCCTTACGGACATTAGAAAAGCGTTAAGAAGGGCAGAAATCGGCAGCATTTTAAGCCCGGCGGAATTGACTGAAATATCGGGTCTGCTATACGCAGCAAAACAGATGAAGCACTTTCTTGAAGGCCTGTTCGAAGACGGGGTTGAGATTCCTTATCTTCATCAATATGCAGAAAAGCTCATACCGCTTTCCGAATTGGAAAGGGACATCAATTCGTGCATCGATGATCATGGGGAAGTGCTTGATCATGCATCAGAGACGTTAAGGGGAATCAGGACCCAGCTGCGGACGCTTGAATCAAGAATCAGGGACCGGCTGGAATCGATGCTGCGTTCTTCATCTGCGCAAAAAATGCTGTCGGATACGATCATCACGATTCGCAACGACCGCTTCGTCATCCCTGTCAAACAGGAGTACAGATCAAGCTACGGAGGAATCGTGCACGATCAGTCTTCTTCCGGTGCGACATTGTTTATCGAGCCTCAGGCGATTGTCGATATGAACAATGCGCTTCGCCAGGCAAAAGTAAACGAAAAACAGGAGATTGAACGGATTTTGCGCGTCCTGACAGAAAAGACGGCAGAGCACACAAATGAGCTCTTTCACGATGTCAAAGTGCTTCAGACGCTGGACTTTATTTTTGCAAAAGCAAAATATGCAAAAGCGACAAAAGCGGTTAAACCGGCTGTCAACGCTGACGGCTATGTCCGCCTGATTCAAGCCCGCCACCCGCTTTTGCCCCTGGATGAGGTCGTTCCGAATGATATTGAGCTCGGCGGAGAGTATACGACAATTGTCATCACGGGCCCGAACACGGGGGGGAAAACGGTGACGCTCAAAACGCTCGGGCTTTTGACCATGATGGCGCAGTCGGGATTGCACGTACCGGCGGAAGAAGGATCAGAGACCGCCGTATTTGATCAAGTATTTGCCGATATCGGCGATGAACAGTCAATCGAACAAAGCTTAAGTACGTTCTCGTCGCATATGGTCAACATCGTCGATATTTTGAAAGACATGACGGAAAACAGCCTTGTGCTTTTTGACGAGCTCGGTGCCGGAACAGACCCGCAGGAAGGCGCGGCCCTTGCGATCAGCATCCTTGATGAGGTGTGCCAGACAGGCGCACGCGTCATTGCCACGACCCATTACCCGGAGCTGAAGGCATACGGCTACAATCGCGAAAATGTCATTAATGCAAGCGTCGAATTTGATATCGATACACTATCACCGACATACAAGCTTTTAATTGGAGTGCCCGGCCGAAGCAATGCGTTCGAAATCTCGAAGCGCCTCGGGCTGCCTGATTACCTGATCGGCCGCGCAAAAGCGGAGATGACGGCCGAACATAATGAAGTTGATACGATGATCGCATCGCTGGAAGACAGCAAAAAGCGCGCAGAAGCGGAGCTCAAGGAGACCGAAGCCATCCGCGCGGAAGCTGAAGCCCTTCACCGCGACCTGCAGCAGCAGATCAGCGAATGGCAGGAGAAAAAAGACAAGCTCTACGAAGAAGCGGAGCAAAAAGCGGCTGAAAAAGTCAAAGCAGCGATGAAAGAAGCAGACGACATCATCCAGTCGCTCCGCATGATCAAAGAAGACCATAAAGCATTTAAAGACCATGAGCTGATCGAGGCGAAAAAGCGCCTTGAAGAAGCCGTGCCTTCGTTTGAAAAAGCGAAAAAGCCGGCTCAGAAAAAAACGGACAAGCGCGAATTAAAACCGGGCGATGAAGTCAAAGTTTTAACCTTTGGCCAAAAAGGGACGCTGCTCGAAAAAACGGGTGCGGCCGAATGGAATGTGCAAATCGGCATCCTGAAAATGAAGGTCAAGGAAAAGGATCTGGAATTCCTGAAATCGGCACCCGAACCCGAGAAACAAAAAACGATCGCCGCCGTCAAAGGGAAAGATTATCACGTCTCGCTCGAACTCGACCTTAGGGGGGAGCGGTTTGAAAATGCGCTTCACCGGGTTGAAAAATACTTGGATGATGCGGTGCTTGCGGGCTATCCGAGAGTCTCGATCATTCACGGAAAAGGAACCGGCGCCCTCCGAAAAGGCGTCCAGGACCTATTGAAATCCCACCGCAATGTGAAAAACTCCCGGTTCGGCGAAGCGGGAGAGGGAGGATCAGGAGTCACCATTGTCGAATTAAAATAA
- the polX gene encoding DNA polymerase/3'-5' exonuclease PolX, with the protein MHKKDIIKLLETIAIYMELKGDNPFKISAFRKAAAALEQDDRSLSEIDDMTSLSGIGKGTYAVIKEYMDTGASGTLERLKEEVPEGLVPLLKLPGLGGKKIAKLYQELGVCDAASLKEACEQQKVQGLAGFGKKTEEKILQALGEAGKRPERYPIAVALAVADIIEEQLEGLPGLIKFSRAGSLRRAKETVKDLDYIMAVTDPELVREGLLKLSNIKEVIAAGDTKVSLTFAFEYEISADFRLVTEEQFPTTLHHFTGSKDHNIKMRQLAKEKGERISEYGVETVETGEIKTFSSEKEFFAHFGLPFIPPELRETGREVEDYSVDIGLVSAEDIQGDLHMHSAWSDGAFSIREMAEACMAKGYRYMAITDHSQYLKVAGGLTPERLRMQAKEIDELNKEFTDFHIFKGVEMDILPDGTLDYDDELLAEMDLVIASIHSSFSQPQHVIMKRLETALLNQHVDIIAHPTGRLIGRRAGYEVDIDQLIELAKKTNTALELNANPARLDLRMEHLIKANAAGVTLVINTDAHNTAMLDDMKTGVTAARKGWTPKANVLNTRSFEEVQAFLSRHRS; encoded by the coding sequence ATGCATAAAAAAGATATCATCAAATTGCTTGAAACGATTGCGATATATATGGAACTAAAAGGGGACAACCCGTTTAAAATCTCCGCTTTCAGAAAGGCTGCGGCAGCTCTTGAACAAGACGACCGGAGCCTCTCGGAAATCGATGATATGACGTCCCTGTCCGGGATCGGCAAAGGCACATACGCTGTCATCAAGGAATATATGGACACGGGAGCATCCGGAACGCTGGAACGATTAAAGGAAGAGGTTCCGGAAGGACTTGTCCCGCTTTTGAAGCTTCCGGGTCTCGGCGGCAAAAAAATCGCCAAGCTGTATCAGGAGCTCGGCGTCTGTGATGCGGCATCTTTAAAAGAGGCCTGCGAACAGCAAAAGGTTCAGGGGCTTGCCGGATTCGGCAAAAAGACGGAGGAAAAAATCCTGCAGGCTTTGGGTGAAGCGGGAAAACGCCCTGAACGGTACCCGATCGCGGTCGCTTTGGCCGTCGCTGACATCATCGAAGAGCAGCTTGAAGGGCTCCCGGGCCTCATTAAGTTTTCACGGGCCGGAAGCCTGCGCCGCGCCAAAGAAACGGTGAAAGACCTCGATTACATTATGGCTGTCACTGATCCGGAACTTGTCCGGGAAGGGCTCTTAAAGCTTTCGAACATCAAGGAGGTCATTGCCGCAGGAGATACGAAAGTGTCTCTCACATTTGCGTTTGAATACGAAATCAGTGCGGATTTCCGGCTGGTGACAGAGGAACAGTTCCCAACGACGCTTCATCATTTTACCGGATCAAAAGACCACAATATCAAAATGCGCCAGCTTGCCAAAGAAAAAGGCGAAAGAATCAGTGAATACGGCGTCGAAACCGTTGAAACTGGAGAAATTAAAACTTTCTCAAGCGAAAAAGAGTTTTTCGCCCATTTCGGGCTTCCGTTTATTCCGCCCGAACTGCGGGAGACAGGAAGAGAAGTCGAGGACTACAGCGTTGACATCGGACTCGTTTCCGCCGAGGATATTCAAGGAGACCTTCACATGCACTCGGCTTGGAGCGACGGTGCTTTTTCGATCAGGGAAATGGCGGAAGCATGCATGGCAAAAGGGTACCGCTATATGGCGATCACAGACCATTCCCAATATTTAAAAGTCGCAGGCGGTTTGACGCCTGAGCGCCTTCGCATGCAGGCGAAGGAAATTGATGAACTGAATAAGGAATTTACCGATTTTCATATTTTTAAAGGCGTGGAAATGGACATCCTGCCTGACGGAACACTGGATTATGACGACGAGCTGCTGGCGGAAATGGATCTTGTCATTGCTTCCATCCATTCAAGCTTTTCACAGCCGCAGCATGTCATCATGAAGCGGCTTGAAACCGCGCTGCTGAATCAGCACGTTGACATTATCGCTCATCCGACCGGCCGTCTGATCGGAAGAAGGGCGGGGTATGAAGTCGATATTGACCAGCTGATCGAACTTGCGAAAAAAACGAATACAGCATTGGAGCTGAACGCAAATCCAGCGCGGCTCGATCTCAGAATGGAGCACTTGATCAAAGCGAATGCTGCCGGAGTGACACTCGTTATTAATACGGATGCCCACAACACAGCGATGCTTGATGATATGAAAACGGGCGTTACGGCAGCGAGAAAAGGATGGACGCCAAAGGCCAATGTATTAAACACCCGCTCCTTTGAAGAAGTCCAGGCATTTTTGTCGCGCCATCGATCTTAA